Proteins encoded by one window of uncultured Bacteroides sp.:
- a CDS encoding alkene reductase: MNKEILFESFDLKGLQLKNRVVMAPMTRSRSDNPGNVATELTALYYKQRSSAGLIITEGTYVSRDAVGAINVPAIYTDEQVEGWKLVTNAVHQQGGKIFAQLWHVGRLSHPDLLNGELPLAPSALNPMAQVFTFEGFKDTVKARKMTLEDIQKTISDFKNAAINAMKAGFDGVELHAANGYLLHQFFNLYSNTRQDQYGGSIENRARILFDILDELQTIMDIKQVGVRLNPSLHGIQGMMLDEESIAVHNYIVDKLNDYDLAYLHLTEPFTDISGNPLAIQKVAKHFRPIYKGTLIINRGFNKETANQVLNDGDADLVAFGTPYIANPDLVERFKVDAPLNQPDSSTFYTPGEKGYTDYPSLPEKSVSIL; this comes from the coding sequence ATGAATAAAGAAATATTATTTGAATCCTTTGATTTAAAAGGATTACAGTTGAAAAATCGGGTTGTTATGGCTCCTATGACCCGTAGTCGTTCAGATAACCCTGGTAATGTAGCAACCGAATTGACAGCTCTATATTATAAGCAACGGAGTTCAGCAGGTTTAATCATCACAGAAGGAACTTATGTTAGCCGTGATGCTGTTGGAGCTATTAATGTACCAGCCATTTATACTGACGAACAAGTTGAAGGCTGGAAATTGGTCACCAATGCAGTTCATCAGCAAGGCGGAAAAATTTTCGCACAATTATGGCACGTCGGTAGATTGTCTCACCCCGACTTACTCAACGGAGAACTCCCGTTGGCACCTTCTGCTCTAAACCCAATGGCTCAGGTATTCACCTTTGAAGGTTTTAAAGATACAGTGAAAGCTCGCAAGATGACGTTAGAAGATATTCAAAAGACGATAAGCGACTTTAAGAACGCTGCCATAAACGCAATGAAAGCCGGATTTGATGGAGTCGAATTGCATGCAGCCAATGGTTATCTGTTGCACCAGTTTTTTAACCTATATTCAAATACACGTCAGGATCAGTACGGCGGTTCAATAGAAAACCGGGCCCGTATATTATTCGACATACTAGATGAGCTGCAAACCATAATGGATATTAAACAGGTTGGGGTACGGTTAAATCCTTCACTACATGGTATACAAGGAATGATGTTGGATGAAGAAAGTATTGCTGTACATAACTATATTGTTGATAAATTGAATGACTACGACCTGGCTTATTTGCATTTGACAGAGCCTTTCACCGATATCTCCGGGAATCCTTTGGCCATTCAAAAGGTTGCTAAACATTTCCGCCCCATATATAAAGGTACGCTGATCATTAACCGTGGGTTTAACAAGGAAACAGCCAATCAAGTGCTGAATGACGGTGACGCCGATCTGGTAGCTTTTGGTACTCCTTATATAGCCAATCCGGACTTGGTGGAACGTTTTAAAGTTGATGCTCCGCTCAATCAACCGGATTCATCCACCTTCTACACTCCAGGTGAAAAAGGATATACCGATTATCCAAGCTTGCCCGAAAAGTCTGTTTCAATCCTATAA
- a CDS encoding Fic family protein: MDIDFESYIRGVEPDKQEKASAWKTAIGLQAVDGLQTSDYLKDTARKHIEGDISIDEVKKLINGYYQSKTARTPEDEEMEEADKVSASIARILNEQSFAFSVAGFISIHRRLFEGIFKFAGKIRDYDITKKEWVLRSDTVLYANAEDLKEALEYDLEQEKNFSYKGLSMDEVVNHIAKFVSGIWQIHPFGEGNTRTTAVFTIKYLRSIGFDVNNDLFADNSWYFRNALVRANYRNVRKGIEPDMSFLISFFRNLMMGEQNELKNRYMVIDAPQEWISEQNPTSTLQVPYKLPTSSPAILSLIKTLGEQQLSIKEMLAVMNLKDRGNFMDNYLSPAMNEEFVVMLYPNNPRHPRQKYLLTAEGLAIYKFKP, from the coding sequence ATGGATATCGACTTTGAATCATATATTCGTGGTGTTGAGCCCGATAAGCAAGAGAAAGCTTCTGCCTGGAAAACAGCCATTGGTCTGCAAGCTGTAGATGGTTTACAGACGTCAGACTATCTAAAGGATACTGCACGCAAACATATTGAGGGCGATATAAGCATTGATGAAGTGAAAAAACTGATCAATGGATATTACCAATCGAAGACTGCACGTACACCGGAAGATGAAGAAATGGAAGAGGCGGACAAGGTATCTGCCAGCATTGCAAGAATCTTGAATGAACAGTCGTTTGCTTTCTCAGTTGCCGGTTTCATTTCCATTCATCGCAGATTGTTTGAAGGTATCTTTAAATTTGCTGGAAAAATCCGTGATTACGATATTACGAAAAAGGAATGGGTACTTCGTAGCGACACGGTGCTATATGCTAATGCAGAAGACTTAAAAGAAGCCTTGGAATATGATTTGGAACAGGAAAAAAACTTTTCGTATAAAGGGCTTTCCATGGACGAAGTAGTCAATCACATTGCTAAGTTTGTCTCTGGCATCTGGCAAATCCATCCATTTGGTGAAGGTAACACTCGCACTACGGCCGTTTTTACAATCAAGTATCTACGCAGCATTGGATTTGATGTGAACAATGATTTGTTTGCCGATAATTCTTGGTATTTCCGAAATGCGCTGGTTCGTGCCAATTACCGAAATGTACGGAAGGGCATTGAGCCGGATATGAGTTTCTTGATCAGTTTCTTCCGAAACTTAATGATGGGTGAACAGAATGAGTTAAAGAATCGCTATATGGTAATTGATGCTCCTCAAGAATGGATTTCAGAACAAAACCCTACAAGCACCCTACAAGTACCCTACAAGCTTCCAACAAGTTCGCCTGCAATTCTAAGTCTGATTAAGACCTTAGGTGAACAGCAATTATCCATTAAAGAAATGCTGGCAGTTATGAACTTAAAGGATCGTGGAAATTTTATGGATAATTACTTGTCGCCTGCCATGAATGAAGAATTTGTTGTGATGCTATATCCAAACAATCCAAGACACCCTAGGCAAAAGTATTTGTTAACTGCAGAGGGATTAGCCATTTATAAATTCAAACCATAA
- a CDS encoding P-II family nitrogen regulator, translating to MKKIEAIIRTSKFEEVKDALNKIGIEFFSFWEATGVGNEKNLQRTYRGEHGSTALIPRRLLTIVVRDENVRKTVDCLLDVAYTGQIGDGKIFVSPVDESWRIRTRESGDESLYSK from the coding sequence ATGAAAAAGATTGAAGCAATTATTCGTACTTCAAAATTTGAAGAAGTAAAGGATGCTCTTAACAAAATTGGAATTGAATTTTTCTCGTTTTGGGAAGCTACAGGTGTTGGAAATGAAAAGAATCTCCAGCGTACTTATCGTGGAGAACATGGCAGCACTGCATTAATCCCCCGCAGATTATTAACGATCGTGGTTCGTGATGAAAATGTCAGAAAAACAGTAGATTGTTTACTCGATGTTGCTTATACGGGACAAATAGGAGATGGTAAAATCTTTGTTTCACCTGTCGACGAATCCTGGAGAATCCGTACACGCGAAAGTGGAGATGAATCATTATACTCAAAGTAA
- a CDS encoding NADH:flavin oxidoreductase, whose translation MNKVFEPINLAGIIFPNRIIRSATYEGMSDERGNPTPQLLKKYEALAKGGVGGIITGFIGVNQQGKSTGYNMSMINEAEHINAYKCLTTKMHELGTPIIAQLNHCGGQTKEEATGMPVIAPSKIADYKAKEMTKADILEVIEAFVKGIKNAKEAGFDGVQIHVAHGYLLSEFVSPRMNKRTDEWGGSTENRFRIIKTIFEKARKEVGNYTMIVKMNGYETLKNGLTIEESVKIAKLLEQAGCDGIEVSNGTVKAGLATMRGQVPWEIMVAQNNKLNKMPKFIKGIIGAVAEKTFPQPQPKSLYNLNAALSIKKAVNIPVIVVGGITNLEEIEDIIDNDKCDMVSMSRPFILESDLVNKFKAGKQTHAKCIQCNFCIISSESGPLRCYYGKVPASLS comes from the coding sequence ATGAACAAGGTATTTGAGCCAATTAATTTGGCAGGAATAATATTTCCAAACAGAATTATCAGATCGGCAACCTATGAAGGAATGAGTGATGAGAGAGGTAACCCTACACCACAGTTGCTTAAAAAGTACGAAGCATTAGCAAAAGGAGGTGTAGGTGGAATTATAACCGGCTTTATTGGAGTAAATCAGCAAGGAAAGAGTACAGGCTATAATATGTCTATGATAAATGAAGCCGAACATATTAATGCTTACAAATGTTTAACTACAAAAATGCATGAGCTGGGAACTCCTATTATTGCTCAACTTAATCATTGTGGTGGCCAAACAAAAGAAGAAGCTACTGGCATGCCAGTTATTGCACCTTCAAAAATAGCAGACTATAAGGCTAAAGAAATGACTAAAGCTGATATCTTAGAAGTAATAGAAGCGTTTGTTAAGGGAATAAAGAATGCAAAAGAGGCAGGCTTTGATGGTGTGCAAATTCATGTAGCACATGGATATTTACTTTCAGAATTTGTATCGCCCAGAATGAACAAAAGAACAGATGAGTGGGGAGGAAGTACTGAAAATAGATTTAGAATTATTAAAACAATATTTGAAAAAGCCAGAAAGGAAGTGGGCAATTATACAATGATTGTAAAAATGAACGGCTATGAAACCTTGAAAAACGGACTTACAATTGAAGAATCTGTAAAAATAGCCAAACTATTAGAACAGGCAGGATGCGATGGAATTGAAGTTTCAAATGGAACTGTAAAAGCCGGACTGGCAACAATGCGAGGACAAGTACCATGGGAAATTATGGTGGCACAAAATAATAAGTTGAATAAAATGCCAAAATTTATAAAAGGAATTATCGGTGCTGTTGCAGAAAAGACATTCCCACAACCTCAGCCCAAAAGCTTATATAATTTGAATGCAGCATTATCAATCAAGAAAGCTGTGAATATTCCTGTGATTGTTGTAGGCGGTATTACGAACTTAGAGGAAATAGAAGATATTATTGATAATGATAAATGCGATATGGTTTCCATGTCAAGGCCATTTATACTCGAATCGGATTTAGTTAATAAGTTCAAAGCCGGGAAGCAGACACACGCAAAGTGTATTCAATGTAATTTCTGTATAATCAGTTCGGAAAGTGGACCTCTCAGGTGTTATTATGGGAAAGTTCCGGCAAGCCTGTCTTAG
- a CDS encoding sugar-binding domain-containing protein, translated as MQKSLKLLLLLCCAPVFLLHSQNRIETDLSGKGWKLWYDKNASWKNDPLFLPSTDIKSIPAALPTGGWNSLQGAKEVSVPGTVEEYLQVKPGPEGDIKGVSWWFRTVSIPAAAKGSRLLLRFEAARYRSEVFINQKLTGYDLTGNTPFEVDITNFAKPGETVQLALRVTDPGGNYDWRDGDVVNWGKYMVPGSHAFGGITGRVKLVACAQVYVDDIYVQNTPAITEVHPKITITNSTAKEIVRNIVIRVVDKKNPGIEISSQEIKNVKLKPGDNLVTAKITAPDAKLWDTENPNLYVCKVSIVDGKNAIDEDNKVFGFRWFEPVGQGSDAMFRLNGKRIVLRTAISWGFWPINGIYPTEELAEKQIRIAKAMGLNMLNFHRCIGAPVVLEKADELGLLYYEEPGNYRSGQNPDNPFGHTLMHEKVMRMVKRDRSHPSLVMINMINEAGPVSDDILKLNISDMLEAHKLDPTRTITRTSAWCRAEENEQARIHLRPNDTTVYWKGWYDFHHAGGPQVWNQSFYKSPTDYYNYTANKKDIVFWGEEGAISTPPRLEKIKSVLEVSPNMGWDGAMYLDWYKTFDNFLTRKNLRPAFPTVDAFTVAMGNISIEHQGRKIETIRLDNYTDGYAINGWEAQTIENHSGVVDCFRNLKGDTALIARYNQPLYVAVKVRKQIVELNDKVITDFYIINEKNLKGAHKLSISVKDPEGKVIFSKDVEATIAGGDVYGQLIAEGIEIPTSAIAGMHRIDVILSDNEGNSNASGSDQFLAVDWRSAKLNGNGAVWEHNGVLKNFLNNDKKLSVTDYSDNAKHLDWVVVSRPPMGGNLSVVPTDQLLTADGKQGVTVSFYRDNKFQDKISQRTDRDINFNVAMGATPDPSVTSTERYNARWETQIIPAVSGAYYLELQTSGASQLTINGATIIEITKNSGGRDKVLVNFTKGKPFNLSIDLVQVKNIPGLCRLQWSAPETNAADPQKLIDRVAKEGTTLILVDNADTWMDLITKNTKVTYSGKFQVGTAWLGGVHFVKQHPLFNGLPTNDSMNWPYQAVVKNGSESYGLEVEGEELVAGAYHCYPLKLGTAVGVIPCGKGKIIFSTLDICGNLNSKESPPNVAKKLLCNFIENAGK; from the coding sequence ATGCAAAAATCACTGAAACTTTTATTACTGTTGTGCTGTGCACCAGTTTTCCTGTTACATTCTCAAAACAGGATTGAAACGGACTTGTCGGGGAAAGGGTGGAAACTTTGGTATGACAAGAATGCTTCGTGGAAAAATGATCCATTATTTCTTCCTTCTACAGATATTAAATCAATTCCTGCTGCTTTGCCAACCGGTGGATGGAACTCACTTCAGGGAGCGAAAGAGGTAAGTGTTCCTGGTACGGTGGAAGAATACCTGCAGGTTAAACCGGGACCGGAAGGGGATATTAAGGGTGTTAGCTGGTGGTTTCGTACCGTTAGTATTCCGGCTGCTGCAAAAGGAAGTAGGTTATTGCTCCGTTTTGAAGCGGCGCGCTATCGTTCAGAGGTATTCATCAACCAGAAACTTACGGGTTATGATTTAACAGGAAATACTCCTTTCGAGGTTGATATTACCAATTTTGCAAAACCCGGAGAAACTGTGCAATTAGCATTGCGTGTTACCGATCCGGGTGGAAATTATGATTGGAGGGATGGCGATGTAGTTAACTGGGGAAAATATATGGTGCCGGGAAGCCATGCTTTTGGTGGAATTACCGGGCGTGTGAAATTGGTTGCATGTGCTCAGGTTTATGTGGATGATATTTATGTTCAGAATACTCCTGCCATTACGGAAGTACATCCGAAAATAACTATTACGAATAGTACTGCAAAAGAGATTGTTCGGAATATCGTAATTCGTGTTGTTGATAAGAAAAATCCCGGCATTGAAATTTCTAGTCAGGAAATAAAGAATGTGAAATTGAAACCGGGAGATAATCTGGTTACTGCAAAAATAACTGCACCCGATGCAAAGTTATGGGACACAGAAAATCCGAATCTGTATGTTTGCAAGGTTTCTATAGTTGATGGAAAGAATGCCATAGATGAGGATAATAAAGTATTCGGGTTCCGTTGGTTTGAACCTGTAGGACAAGGCTCGGATGCTATGTTTCGTCTCAATGGAAAGCGAATTGTGCTGCGTACTGCCATCAGCTGGGGATTCTGGCCTATAAATGGTATCTACCCAACGGAAGAATTGGCCGAGAAACAGATACGTATTGCTAAGGCAATGGGACTAAATATGCTCAATTTTCACAGATGTATTGGTGCTCCTGTTGTGCTGGAGAAAGCGGACGAACTGGGATTGCTTTATTATGAGGAACCGGGAAACTACCGCAGTGGTCAGAATCCCGATAATCCGTTTGGGCATACTCTGATGCATGAGAAAGTGATGCGGATGGTGAAGCGTGATCGTAGTCACCCAAGTCTGGTTATGATTAACATGATCAATGAAGCCGGACCGGTAAGTGACGATATATTGAAACTGAATATCAGTGATATGCTGGAGGCCCATAAACTGGACCCTACACGCACTATTACCCGAACTTCTGCATGGTGTCGTGCCGAAGAGAATGAACAGGCGCGAATCCATCTTCGTCCTAACGATACAACAGTTTATTGGAAAGGCTGGTATGATTTTCATCATGCCGGTGGTCCACAGGTATGGAACCAGAGCTTTTATAAGAGTCCAACCGATTATTACAACTATACTGCAAATAAAAAGGACATTGTTTTCTGGGGAGAAGAGGGAGCTATATCTACTCCTCCACGTTTGGAAAAGATAAAGAGTGTGCTTGAGGTGTCTCCTAATATGGGGTGGGATGGTGCTATGTATCTGGATTGGTACAAGACTTTTGATAATTTCCTTACCCGGAAAAATCTTCGTCCGGCATTTCCAACTGTTGATGCATTTACCGTGGCAATGGGAAATATTTCCATTGAACATCAGGGACGTAAGATAGAGACTATCCGTCTGGACAATTATACAGACGGTTATGCTATTAATGGATGGGAGGCGCAGACTATTGAGAACCATTCAGGGGTTGTGGATTGTTTCCGGAACCTGAAAGGCGATACTGCGCTTATTGCACGGTACAACCAACCGCTTTATGTTGCCGTGAAAGTACGTAAGCAGATAGTTGAACTGAATGATAAAGTGATTACTGATTTTTATATCATCAACGAAAAGAATCTTAAAGGAGCTCACAAACTTTCAATTTCCGTGAAAGACCCTGAAGGTAAAGTGATTTTTAGTAAGGACGTTGAAGCAACAATTGCCGGAGGCGATGTTTACGGACAACTTATAGCTGAGGGTATTGAGATTCCGACTTCTGCTATCGCTGGAATGCATCGCATAGATGTAATCCTTTCTGATAATGAAGGTAATAGTAATGCTTCAGGAAGTGATCAGTTTCTGGCAGTTGACTGGCGTTCAGCTAAACTTAATGGTAACGGAGCTGTATGGGAACACAACGGTGTTCTGAAGAACTTTTTGAATAACGATAAAAAGCTTTCAGTAACGGATTACTCAGATAATGCCAAACATCTTGACTGGGTAGTGGTATCACGTCCGCCAATGGGAGGTAACCTGAGTGTTGTTCCAACGGATCAGCTTCTTACTGCTGATGGAAAACAGGGTGTAACTGTATCATTTTACAGAGACAATAAATTTCAGGACAAGATATCACAGCGGACAGACCGGGATATTAATTTCAATGTAGCAATGGGGGCTACACCTGATCCTTCTGTAACAAGTACGGAAAGGTATAATGCCCGCTGGGAAACACAAATAATTCCTGCCGTGAGTGGTGCATATTACCTTGAATTGCAGACAAGTGGAGCTAGTCAACTAACAATAAACGGTGCTACTATTATAGAGATAACGAAAAATAGTGGCGGACGCGATAAGGTGTTGGTAAACTTCACAAAAGGAAAACCATTTAATCTGAGTATTGATCTTGTTCAGGTGAAAAACATACCAGGCTTATGTCGTTTGCAATGGTCGGCACCGGAAACGAATGCGGCTGATCCGCAAAAGCTAATAGACCGGGTGGCAAAAGAAGGAACAACGCTTATTCTGGTTGATAATGCCGACACATGGATGGACCTGATTACTAAAAATACCAAAGTAACCTATTCCGGTAAATTTCAGGTGGGCACAGCCTGGCTTGGAGGTGTTCATTTCGTGAAACAGCATCCGCTGTTCAATGGTCTGCCAACCAATGATAGTATGAATTGGCCATATCAGGCAGTGGTGAAGAATGGTTCCGAAAGTTATGGTCTTGAAGTGGAAGGTGAAGAACTGGTTGCCGGAGCCTATCATTGTTATCCGCTTAAATTGGGAACAGCTGTGGGAGTTATTCCTTGCGGTAAAGGTAAGATTATATTTTCTACACTGGATATTTGTGGAAATCTGAATTCAAAAGAATCACCGCCGAATGTAGCTAAAAAGTTACTTTGCAATTTCATAGAGAATGCTGGTAAGTAA
- a CDS encoding SDR family NAD(P)-dependent oxidoreductase, with protein MELEGKTVLITGGTAGIGLEATKQFLANGAKVIITGRNQDKLDAAKKMYPAVVAIKSDAANESDAQSLFNKIKELGGIDILYNNAGVVSPPLNLGIANNKHVEGATYEINVNYLGVIRLNNLFMEMLKARKEGAIINTTSILSLVPSVIEPTYSASKVALHFYTESLRKHLHILKSNVKVFELLPPVVATEMTADRENKKMSPENLVKELILGLKKDKYIIRVGDSKLLYFINRLSPKIAFGLVNQNRTIS; from the coding sequence ATGGAATTAGAAGGAAAAACAGTGCTAATTACAGGTGGCACAGCTGGTATCGGTCTGGAAGCAACAAAGCAATTTCTGGCAAACGGTGCAAAAGTTATAATTACTGGAAGGAATCAGGACAAACTGGATGCTGCAAAAAAAATGTATCCTGCTGTTGTAGCAATAAAGAGTGATGCAGCAAATGAAAGTGATGCACAATCATTGTTTAACAAAATAAAGGAATTGGGAGGAATTGATATTCTCTATAATAATGCCGGTGTGGTAAGTCCTCCACTAAATTTGGGTATTGCAAATAATAAACATGTCGAAGGTGCTACATACGAAATAAATGTCAATTACCTCGGCGTTATCCGGTTGAATAATCTTTTTATGGAGATGTTGAAGGCTAGAAAAGAAGGGGCAATCATCAATACTACTTCTATTTTGAGTTTAGTTCCTTCGGTGATTGAGCCTACCTATTCGGCCTCCAAAGTAGCATTGCATTTTTATACTGAATCGCTCAGAAAACATTTACATATTTTAAAGAGTAACGTAAAAGTATTTGAATTACTACCTCCTGTAGTTGCCACCGAGATGACTGCTGATAGAGAAAACAAGAAAATGAGCCCGGAGAATTTGGTAAAAGAATTAATTTTGGGACTGAAGAAAGATAAATATATCATTCGGGTAGGTGATTCAAAATTACTTTATTTCATCAACCGACTTTCCCCAAAAATTGCTTTTGGCTTAGTAAATCAAAATAGAACTATAAGTTAA
- a CDS encoding helix-turn-helix domain-containing protein produces the protein MKKIKKRSDCPISCSLDIWGDKWSLLIIRDLMFSKKCRYSDFLKSSEGIATNILATRLQTLEENKIIEKSEDPESKAKGLYKLTPRGIDLLPILIEIDLWSEKYFPIPEDIKAMLREVKKDKVGFINKAIEELENND, from the coding sequence ATGAAAAAGATTAAAAAAAGATCAGATTGTCCAATTAGTTGTTCTCTAGATATTTGGGGAGATAAGTGGTCCTTGTTGATTATCAGAGATTTGATGTTTTCCAAAAAGTGCAGATATAGCGATTTTTTAAAATCATCGGAAGGAATAGCTACCAATATTTTAGCCACTAGATTGCAGACGTTGGAAGAAAACAAGATTATTGAAAAATCAGAAGATCCGGAAAGCAAAGCAAAAGGATTATATAAGTTAACCCCAAGGGGGATTGACCTACTTCCCATATTGATTGAAATCGATTTGTGGTCTGAAAAATATTTTCCTATTCCGGAAGATATAAAAGCAATGTTGAGAGAGGTGAAAAAAGACAAGGTTGGATTTATAAATAAAGCAATTGAGGAATTAGAAAATAACGATTAA
- a CDS encoding NADP-dependent oxidoreductase — MKAFIINQYSKQSGLELTTMPEPIVEKKDVLVQVYAAGVNLLDSKIKSGEFKLILPYKTPFIIGHDVAGIVVKIGDEVQNFKVGDEVYARPSDYRIGTFAEFISIDEKDVAIKPQKLSMEEAASIPLVGLTAWQALIEKANLQKGQKVFIQAGSGGVGTFAIQLAKYLGATVATTTSAANFDLVKSLGADIVIDYKKDDFETILKNYDIVLNSQDTKTLEKSLKILKPGGKIISISGPPDPDFAKEIGLSWMMKLILSLLSYKVRKKAKQHRVSYSFLFMRANGNQLSQITSLIDSGIIRPVMDKIFPFEATNEALTYVETGRAKGKVVVKLK, encoded by the coding sequence ATGAAAGCATTTATAATTAATCAGTACAGCAAACAAAGTGGTTTAGAATTAACCACAATGCCAGAACCAATAGTAGAAAAAAAAGATGTATTGGTTCAGGTATATGCCGCAGGTGTTAATCTGTTGGATTCAAAAATAAAATCAGGAGAATTTAAACTTATTTTACCTTACAAGACTCCGTTTATAATTGGGCACGATGTGGCAGGAATTGTAGTTAAGATCGGCGATGAAGTACAAAATTTTAAAGTCGGCGATGAAGTCTATGCACGGCCATCTGACTATAGAATCGGAACTTTCGCCGAATTCATTTCAATAGACGAAAAGGATGTGGCTATTAAGCCTCAAAAACTTTCAATGGAAGAAGCCGCTTCGATACCTTTGGTAGGCTTAACTGCTTGGCAAGCATTAATCGAAAAAGCAAATCTTCAGAAAGGTCAGAAAGTTTTTATTCAAGCAGGCTCAGGTGGTGTTGGTACATTTGCCATTCAACTAGCGAAATACTTGGGTGCTACCGTGGCCACCACAACCAGTGCTGCCAATTTTGATTTGGTCAAGAGCCTTGGTGCTGATATTGTTATTGATTATAAAAAAGATGATTTTGAAACAATACTTAAAAATTACGATATTGTTTTAAATAGTCAGGACACAAAAACATTGGAAAAATCACTAAAAATATTAAAGCCCGGAGGAAAAATTATATCCATTTCCGGACCACCCGATCCTGATTTTGCCAAAGAAATAGGATTAAGTTGGATGATGAAATTGATTCTGTCTCTTTTGAGCTATAAAGTTCGAAAAAAGGCAAAGCAGCATCGCGTCAGCTATTCTTTTCTTTTCATGAGAGCAAACGGTAATCAGTTAAGCCAGATCACTTCACTTATTGATAGCGGTATTATACGTCCGGTTATGGACAAGATATTTCCATTCGAAGCTACTAATGAGGCTTTAACTTATGTGGAAACAGGACGAGCAAAGGGAAAGGTAGTCGTCAAGCTAAAATAA